One window of the Saccopteryx bilineata isolate mSacBil1 chromosome 2, mSacBil1_pri_phased_curated, whole genome shotgun sequence genome contains the following:
- the TOB1 gene encoding protein Tob1, producing the protein MQLEIQVALNFIISYLYNKLPRRRVNIFGEELERLLKKKYEGHWYPEKPYKGSGFRCIHIGEKVDPVIEQASKESGLDIDDVRGNLPQDLSVWIDPFEVSYQIGEKGPVKVLYVDDNNENGCELDKEIKNSFNPEAQVFMPISDPASSVSSSPSPPFGHSAAVSPTFMPRSTQPLTFTTATFAATKFGSTKMKNSGRSNKVARTSPINLGLNVNDLLKQKAISSSMHSLYGLGLGSQPQPQPQPSQPPPPPPPPQQQQKTSALSPNAKEFIFPNMQGQGSSTNGMFPGDSPLNLSPLQYSNAFDVFAAYGGLNEKSFVDGLNFSLNNMQYSNQQFQPVMAN; encoded by the coding sequence ATGCAGCTTGAAATCCAAGTAGcactaaattttattatttcatatttgtaCAATAAGCTTCCCAGAAGACGCGTCAACATTTTTGGTGAAGAGCTTGAGAGACTTCTTAAGAAGAAATATGAAGGGCACTGGTATCCTGAAAAGCCATACAAGGGATCAGGGTTTAGATGTATACACATAGGGGAGAAAGTGGACCCCGTGATCGAACAAGCATCCAAAGAGAGTGGTTTGGACATTGACGATGTTCGTGGCAACCTGCCGCAGGATCTTAGTGTTTGGATCGATCCATTTGAGGTTTCCTACCAAATTGGTGAAAAGGGACCAGTGAAGGTGCTTTATGTGGATGATAATAATGAAAATGGATGTGAGTTGGATAAAGAGATCAAAAACAGCTTTAACCCAGAGGCCCAGGTTTTTATGCCCATAAGTGACCCAGCCTCATCAGTGTCCAGCTCTCCGTCACCTCCCTTTGGTCACTCTGCTGCTGTAAGCCCTACTTTCATGCCCCGGTCCACTCAGCCTTTAACCTTTACCACTGCCACTTTTGCCGCCACCAAGTTCGGCTCTACCAAAATGAAGAATAGTGGCCGCAGCAACAAGGTTGCACGTACTTCTCCCATCAACCTTGGCTTGAATGTGAACGACCTCTTGAAGCAGAAAGCCATCTCCTCCTCAATGCACTCTCTGTACGGGCTCGGCCTGGGTAGCCAGCCGCAGCCACAGCCGCAGCCTTCCCAgccgccgcctccgccgccgccgccgcagcaaCAGCAGAAAACCTCTGCCCTTTCTCCTAATGCCAaggaatttatttttcctaatatgCAGGGTCAAGGTAGTAGTACCAATGGAATGTTCCCAGGTGACAGCCCCCTTAACCTCAGTCCTCTTCAGTACAGTAATGCCTTTGATGTGTTTGCGGCCTACGGAGGCCTCAATGAGAAGTCTTTTGTAGATGGCTTGAATTTTAGCTTAAATAACATGCAGTATTCTAACCAGCAATTCCAGCCTGTTATGGCtaactaa